The Longimicrobium sp. region CGACTCGCGCGCGCGCCAGTTGCTGTAGACGGGCGGCGCCTCGTGGATCACGAACCCGGCCACCTGAGGCCGCGCCGACTCCTGGTCCTCCGGGTTCGCGCCGTAGTTGCCGATGAGGGGATAGGTCATGGTGACGAGCTGGCCGGTGTACGAGGGATCGGTCAGGACCTCCTGGTAGCCGGTCATCGAGGTGTTGAACACCACCTCGCCGAGCGCCGTCCCGCGGGCGCCGTACTGCTCGCCGTGAAAGGTCCGGCCGTCCTCCAGCATCAGCACCGCGGGCTCGCCCACCCCCGTCTCCTCTCCCAACGTTGTACAAGTCCTTGGACGCCGCGGGTTTGCGGGCCGCGTGAATCTACCGGCGCGGCGGCGGCTGTCAACCGTCGCGGCTGGCGGGCGGCGGCGCGGGGGATAGATTCGTGCGCGCCGCGACGGGTGCGAAGGTGCGACAGTGCGAAAGTGCGAGAGTGAACCGCGTCTCCGCGCCCGCACGCCGACGCCAACGCCTTGTCCGCCAGCTACTTTCGCACTCTCGCACCTTCGCACTTTCGCACTTCGTCCTTGATGCCCGACCTGCCGCTGGTGTTCGTCTACGCCGACGAGAGCTGCCTGGGAAACCAGTTCAAGAACAAGGCACGTCCCGGCGGCGCGGCGGGCGTCGTGGAATACTGGCACCCCGACAAGGGGTGGATCCGCCGCGACTTCTGGGTCTCCGAGCCCGACACGACGAACAACCGCATGGCGATCCGGAGCGCGCTCGTGCCCCTGGCCGCGCTCAAGGGTCCGTCGCGCGTCGTCTTCACCACCGACAGCCGCTACCTGGTCGACGGGATGACGGAGTGGGTGCACGGCTGGGCCGCGCGCGGATGGAAGCGCA contains the following coding sequences:
- a CDS encoding ribonuclease H is translated as MPDLPLVFVYADESCLGNQFKNKARPGGAAGVVEYWHPDKGWIRRDFWVSEPDTTNNRMAIRSALVPLAALKGPSRVVFTTDSRYLVDGMTEWVHGWAARGWKRKTGEIENLELWKGLLPVASRHQIEWKWVKGHAGHPQNEYANFRAIQAASKQLDSGGLVPSKFEEWIADEQEKERYLDFFPMPPERYEFKAARKLPRG